Proteins encoded by one window of Chryseobacterium foetidum:
- a CDS encoding M3 family metallopeptidase produces MKNISSVLLVSALAFNHSCTTTMKTTDVKQEVPVPDASLSSNPFMKKSQLQYEAPEFDKIKDEHFKPAFEFGLKQHDAEILKIANNSEAATFENTLVALEKSGEVLKRAMITFSNLTSANTNPTLQALDEEFAPVFAAHSDKMYLNENLYKRIKSISDSGLDSESKRLLQFYKQNFEIAGANLSAADKEKLKQVNQEMASLSTQYSNKLLEARKEGGIIIDNVKELDGLSPDEIAAAAADAKTAGKEGKYLLALQNTTQQPVLQNLTNRATREKVFKASWMRAEKGGNSDTRETIEKLAKLRLKKAQILGKKSFSEWKLQDQMAKNPDAAVKLMNQLATPAVETARREAKDIQDLIDQQKGGFKLEPWDWNFYAEQVRKAKFDLDENQIKPYFEITTVLEKGVFFAAEKFYGLTFKKRTDLPVYHPDVVTYEVFDHNGKSLAIYYLDFYTRDSKNGGAWMSNFVEQSYLLGTKPVIVNCYNYQKPAAGKPSLISYDDVTTIFHEFGHSIHGMFASQKYPSLSGTNVPRDFVEFPSQINEHWALDPVVLKNYALHYETKQPIPQALVDKIKKAATFNQGYMTTELVSAAALDMDWHSVTNESQLLPVLDFEKQSLNNHGFNLSTLPPRYHTPYFAHIWGGGYSAGYYAYLWSETLDSDAWEWIEKNGGLTRENGDRFRKFILSVGNSVDLNQAFRDFTGHDPDIKPLLRNRGFIK; encoded by the coding sequence ATGAAAAATATTTCATCCGTATTGTTAGTTTCTGCCTTGGCATTTAACCATTCTTGTACCACCACAATGAAAACAACCGATGTAAAACAGGAAGTTCCTGTGCCCGATGCTTCGCTTTCGTCAAATCCTTTTATGAAGAAAAGCCAACTTCAGTACGAAGCTCCGGAATTTGATAAAATTAAAGATGAGCATTTCAAACCCGCTTTTGAATTTGGTCTGAAACAGCACGACGCTGAAATCCTGAAAATTGCCAATAATTCTGAAGCGGCAACTTTTGAAAACACCCTTGTAGCCTTGGAAAAAAGCGGCGAAGTTCTGAAAAGAGCAATGATTACATTTTCAAATCTGACGAGTGCCAATACCAACCCTACTCTTCAGGCTTTGGATGAAGAATTCGCTCCTGTTTTTGCGGCACATTCCGATAAAATGTATCTGAATGAAAATCTTTATAAAAGAATTAAATCTATTTCAGACAGCGGTTTAGATTCTGAAAGCAAAAGACTTCTTCAGTTTTACAAACAGAATTTTGAAATCGCCGGAGCAAATCTTTCGGCTGCCGATAAAGAAAAATTAAAGCAAGTCAATCAGGAAATGGCTTCGCTTTCCACTCAATATTCCAATAAACTGCTTGAAGCGAGAAAAGAAGGAGGAATTATCATTGACAATGTAAAAGAACTGGACGGACTTTCTCCTGACGAAATTGCTGCAGCCGCCGCCGATGCAAAAACTGCAGGGAAAGAAGGAAAATATCTTTTAGCACTTCAAAACACAACGCAACAGCCGGTTTTACAAAACCTTACCAACCGTGCTACCCGTGAAAAAGTTTTTAAAGCGTCTTGGATGAGAGCGGAAAAAGGTGGAAACAGCGACACGAGAGAAACCATCGAAAAACTGGCAAAATTAAGACTGAAAAAAGCACAGATTTTAGGCAAAAAAAGCTTTTCAGAATGGAAACTTCAGGATCAGATGGCGAAAAACCCTGATGCTGCGGTAAAATTGATGAACCAATTGGCAACTCCGGCCGTTGAGACTGCAAGACGTGAAGCAAAAGATATTCAGGATCTGATCGACCAGCAAAAAGGCGGTTTCAAACTGGAACCTTGGGACTGGAATTTCTATGCTGAGCAGGTGAGAAAAGCGAAATTTGATTTAGATGAAAATCAAATCAAACCTTATTTTGAAATCACAACCGTTCTGGAAAAAGGCGTTTTCTTCGCCGCTGAAAAATTCTATGGACTGACATTTAAAAAGAGAACCGACCTTCCTGTTTATCATCCTGACGTAGTGACCTACGAAGTTTTCGACCACAACGGAAAATCTTTGGCCATTTATTATTTAGATTTCTACACAAGAGATTCTAAAAACGGTGGAGCTTGGATGAGCAATTTTGTTGAGCAATCTTATTTATTAGGGACAAAACCTGTGATTGTCAATTGCTACAATTATCAGAAACCAGCTGCCGGAAAGCCTTCGCTAATCAGTTATGATGATGTAACTACGATCTTCCATGAGTTTGGCCACTCTATACACGGGATGTTTGCGAGCCAGAAATACCCTTCACTTTCAGGAACAAACGTACCGAGAGATTTTGTGGAATTTCCATCTCAGATCAATGAACATTGGGCATTAGACCCTGTCGTTTTAAAAAATTATGCACTTCATTATGAAACAAAACAGCCGATTCCGCAGGCTTTGGTTGATAAAATTAAAAAAGCAGCCACTTTTAATCAAGGCTATATGACGACAGAACTGGTTTCTGCCGCTGCTTTGGATATGGATTGGCATTCTGTAACCAACGAAAGTCAGTTGCTTCCGGTTTTGGATTTTGAAAAACAATCTTTAAATAATCACGGATTTAATTTATCAACTCTTCCGCCAAGATATCACACACCTTACTTTGCACACATTTGGGGCGGTGGATATTCAGCAGGATACTATGCTTATTTATGGTCAGAAACTTTAGACAGCGACGCATGGGAATGGATTGAAAAAAATGGTGGACTGACCCGAGAAAACGGCGACCGTTTCAGAAAATTCATTCTATCTGTCGGGAATTCTGTTGATTTGAATCAGGCATTCAGAGACTTTACA
- a CDS encoding head GIN domain-containing protein — protein MKYTSILLLSGLVTLASCKESESRNGKSKWLPDVTNKDHGPLKQKEFSGDFDEIEVSQAIEAEIIKSDVERVVISAPANIIDEVLVDNSGGELHIHYKNGFRVMNTNNVKAKIYAKDFKKLEANSAGIIVVRDQFTQDKTDVEVSSSGHISGKLEANEMDIDAGSSGTFKGQIWAVKLNVEASSAGEVNISGKTKGADLNASSGSTISAKEVVAENVKAESSSGSNVEIGVSSKFEAHASSGGSINGFKKGNVTTVSKEESSGGSVSLQ, from the coding sequence ATGAAATACACATCAATTTTACTTTTATCAGGATTGGTTACGCTCGCTTCCTGCAAAGAAAGCGAAAGCAGAAACGGAAAGTCAAAATGGCTACCGGACGTTACCAACAAAGACCATGGGCCTTTAAAGCAGAAAGAATTCAGTGGAGATTTTGACGAAATTGAAGTTTCACAAGCCATCGAAGCCGAAATAATTAAATCTGATGTTGAAAGAGTGGTAATCTCTGCTCCGGCAAATATTATTGATGAGGTTTTGGTGGATAACAGCGGCGGCGAACTGCATATTCATTACAAAAACGGTTTCCGTGTAATGAATACAAATAATGTGAAAGCTAAAATTTATGCGAAAGATTTCAAAAAACTGGAAGCCAATTCTGCGGGAATTATCGTGGTAAGAGATCAGTTTACACAGGATAAAACCGATGTAGAAGTTTCCAGTTCAGGTCATATTTCGGGTAAACTCGAAGCCAACGAAATGGATATTGATGCAGGCAGTAGCGGAACTTTTAAAGGACAAATCTGGGCTGTAAAGCTTAATGTAGAAGCTTCTTCAGCTGGAGAAGTGAATATTTCAGGAAAAACCAAAGGTGCCGATTTAAATGCCTCTTCAGGCAGTACGATTTCAGCAAAAGAAGTGGTTGCAGAAAACGTAAAGGCAGAATCTTCAAGTGGTTCAAACGTTGAAATTGGTGTTTCTTCTAAATTTGAAGCACATGCATCTTCAGGCGGATCGATCAATGGATTCAAAAAAGGAAATGTGACAACCGTTTCGAAAGAAGAAAGCAGTGGCGGAAGCGTAAGTTTGCAGTAA
- a CDS encoding monovalent cation:proton antiporter-2 (CPA2) family protein, producing MESSIAMNTLIFLGVAIIMVPLARKLGLSSVIGYILGGIIIGPYLLKLTGNDVNDIMHASEFGVIMLLFLVGLELEPRKFWEMRKKIVGLGLTQMALTILILFGIFVVAGWSTNKAIAVAMCFALSSTAIVLQTLQEKNNLKTLAGEASFSTLLFQDIAVIPILAILPVLAHTKAKNSENEVQVLIQKLPDWLQAGTVIFGVVALILLGRYVFVPFLRYVSKAGMTELLTATSLFLVIGVSELMVAIGLSPALGAFLAGVMLANSEFRHELEAHIDPFKGLLLAVFFVSVGSTMNFNVIAADPTFIFSTVFVVLAVKFAVLFVIGKFFKIDSPQSLFYAFALSQVGEFAFVLINYASDLSLFSAEMNAQMMAVTAITMCITPILLIINDKIITPKFIREVPETKSDFNILDSDISQKKIIIVGFGHFGSTVGRLLKANKITATILDRDSDRVKLLRSYGFKVYYGDATRIPVLRAAGIGDAEILVLCLDDPDDNRFVAELVREQYPDVKIFVRAKNRIDAYAYLDNGIDNIYRETLGTAVDMAVDVLQEIGMRKYAARRLGQRFMAIDKASIRKLAKSKDDEDIRLFTTREILQREEDLLAYDNLNLENKDWETSSTEGEEEGDK from the coding sequence ATGGAATCCAGTATAGCAATGAACACCTTGATTTTTTTGGGCGTTGCCATTATTATGGTTCCGCTGGCAAGAAAATTAGGTCTGAGCTCAGTAATCGGCTATATTCTGGGTGGAATCATCATCGGACCGTATCTCCTGAAACTTACAGGAAACGACGTCAACGATATTATGCACGCCAGTGAATTCGGAGTCATCATGCTTTTGTTTTTAGTAGGACTGGAACTGGAACCGAGAAAATTCTGGGAGATGCGGAAGAAAATCGTAGGGCTCGGGCTCACCCAGATGGCTCTGACAATTTTAATTTTATTCGGTATTTTCGTGGTTGCAGGCTGGAGTACTAACAAAGCCATCGCGGTCGCCATGTGCTTCGCTTTATCCTCAACAGCAATCGTTCTCCAGACTTTACAAGAAAAAAACAACCTGAAGACTCTGGCAGGAGAAGCTTCTTTTTCCACACTTTTATTTCAGGATATTGCCGTGATTCCGATTTTGGCAATCTTACCGGTTTTGGCTCACACCAAAGCGAAAAACAGCGAAAATGAAGTTCAGGTTCTAATTCAGAAACTTCCCGACTGGCTTCAGGCCGGAACCGTGATTTTTGGCGTGGTAGCCTTGATTTTACTGGGAAGATATGTCTTTGTTCCATTCTTAAGATACGTTTCCAAAGCGGGAATGACCGAATTACTCACAGCTACTTCCCTGTTTCTGGTGATTGGCGTTTCAGAACTGATGGTTGCCATAGGATTATCTCCGGCTTTAGGAGCGTTTTTAGCGGGTGTGATGTTGGCAAACAGTGAATTCCGTCATGAGCTTGAAGCACATATAGATCCGTTTAAGGGACTCTTGCTCGCCGTCTTTTTCGTCAGCGTGGGTTCAACAATGAATTTCAATGTTATTGCTGCAGATCCAACATTTATCTTCAGTACTGTTTTTGTAGTCTTGGCCGTAAAATTCGCTGTTCTTTTTGTCATCGGAAAATTCTTCAAAATAGATTCTCCACAAAGTCTGTTTTACGCTTTTGCGCTTTCTCAGGTGGGTGAATTTGCCTTTGTATTAATCAATTACGCATCAGATTTATCACTTTTCAGTGCAGAAATGAATGCTCAGATGATGGCTGTCACAGCGATCACAATGTGCATTACGCCGATTCTTTTAATTATTAATGATAAAATAATCACACCGAAATTCATCAGAGAAGTTCCTGAAACAAAATCAGATTTCAATATTCTTGACAGCGATATTTCTCAGAAAAAAATTATCATCGTTGGTTTCGGACATTTCGGAAGTACCGTCGGAAGACTTCTGAAAGCCAATAAAATCACCGCAACCATTCTAGACAGAGATTCTGACCGTGTGAAATTGTTGAGAAGTTACGGCTTTAAAGTCTATTACGGAGATGCCACAAGAATTCCCGTTCTACGAGCTGCCGGAATTGGAGATGCTGAAATTTTAGTTCTCTGTCTTGATGATCCGGATGACAACCGGTTTGTTGCTGAACTGGTTCGTGAGCAATATCCCGACGTGAAGATATTTGTCCGTGCAAAAAACCGAATTGATGCCTACGCGTATCTCGACAACGGCATTGACAATATTTACCGTGAAACTTTAGGAACTGCCGTTGATATGGCTGTAGATGTTCTGCAGGAAATAGGCATGAGAAAATATGCTGCCAGACGTTTAGGACAGAGATTTATGGCGATTGATAAAGCCTCCATCCGTAAGCTGGCAAAATCAAAAGATGATGAAGATATCCGCCTTTTCACCACAAGAGAAATCCTCCAGCGGGAGGAGGATTTATTGGCTTATGATAATTTAAATCTTGAAAATAAAGACTGGGAAACTTCATCCACGGAAGGTGAAGAGGAAGGCGATAAATAG
- a CDS encoding NAD(P)H-dependent oxidoreductase — MKKTLVVFAHPYLEHSTSNVELINFYVRHQHFTLRDLYEEYPDFHIAAFRERKRLQQYDRFIFQFPIIWFGIPPLLKLWIDEVFDRNWVKEGENNPLKDKEVYIVVTTGGKERSFTKEGTYKYTIDEIISTLIVSLNVFGANIKDITIVYEANKLSKKEIILHKKKFVEILNQ; from the coding sequence ATGAAGAAAACACTGGTGGTTTTTGCCCATCCTTACCTCGAGCATTCTACCTCAAACGTGGAACTGATTAATTTCTACGTTCGTCATCAGCATTTTACACTTCGTGATCTGTACGAAGAATATCCCGATTTTCACATTGCCGCTTTCAGAGAAAGAAAAAGACTGCAGCAGTACGACCGTTTTATTTTTCAGTTTCCGATTATCTGGTTTGGAATTCCGCCTCTACTTAAATTGTGGATTGACGAAGTTTTCGACAGAAACTGGGTCAAGGAAGGTGAAAATAACCCACTGAAAGACAAAGAAGTTTACATCGTGGTGACGACGGGTGGCAAAGAAAGATCTTTCACAAAAGAAGGCACTTACAAATACACCATCGATGAAATCATCAGTACGCTGATTGTTTCTCTCAACGTTTTTGGCGCCAATATCAAAGACATTACGATTGTTTACGAAGCCAATAAACTGTCTAAAAAAGAAATCATTTTACATAAAAAGAAATTTGTCGAAATCCTAAATCAATAA
- a CDS encoding TPM domain-containing protein, with translation MKLHFHKTVFSFLFLCFYAFVSAQYTIPEKPKLLYPVYDEAKLLSTQETDELNKKLIAFSDSTSTEIEVVIIPSTKGEDINFVATMIGEKWGIGQKGIDNGVVFLIATEDRKLAIQQGRAVEQYLTASTSKQIIDYIVTPHFREGNWYEGINRGTSAIMEAVQGKFKPFERKKENDFDLGQLLLIAFVIIIILIIIFKNRGGGNDDDDDVIITRRGRRNYPGGFFPFPFPGSFGGGGFGGGGSSSGGGGFGGFGGGGSFGGGGASGGW, from the coding sequence ATGAAATTACATTTTCATAAAACCGTATTTTCATTCCTTTTTCTATGCTTTTACGCTTTCGTATCGGCACAGTACACTATTCCCGAAAAGCCGAAATTGCTTTATCCTGTTTATGACGAAGCCAAACTTCTTTCCACACAGGAAACTGATGAATTAAACAAAAAGCTGATTGCATTTTCAGATTCTACATCTACAGAAATTGAAGTTGTTATTATCCCTTCCACAAAAGGTGAAGACATTAATTTTGTTGCTACGATGATCGGCGAAAAATGGGGAATCGGACAGAAAGGAATTGATAACGGCGTTGTTTTTTTGATTGCAACTGAAGACCGAAAACTGGCCATTCAACAAGGGAGAGCAGTTGAACAATATCTTACAGCTTCTACTTCAAAACAGATCATCGATTACATCGTGACTCCGCATTTCCGTGAAGGAAACTGGTACGAGGGCATCAACCGTGGGACTTCTGCGATCATGGAAGCCGTTCAGGGAAAATTCAAACCTTTTGAAAGAAAGAAAGAGAACGATTTTGATCTTGGTCAGCTACTTTTGATTGCCTTCGTCATTATCATTATCCTCATCATTATTTTTAAAAACCGTGGTGGCGGAAACGACGATGACGACGATGTGATCATTACGCGACGCGGCAGAAGAAATTATCCTGGAGGATTTTTCCCGTTTCCTTTTCCAGGCAGTTTTGGCGGCGGTGGCTTCGGTGGTGGCGGTTCATCAAGTGGCGGCGGAGGTTTTGGTGGCTTTGGAGGTGGCGGAAGTTTTGGAGGCGGTGGTGCTTCGGGTGGATGGTAG
- a CDS encoding TPM domain-containing protein — translation MSNFLTDQQIALLVDAIQSAEDHSTGEIRVHIDSNTENKNADRAYDVFKELCMNKTAELNAVLFHVNFEQKYLTIIGDRGIHERVHQSYWDALHDEITAGFAQKKFFESLRDAILKTGFELKKHFPVTGENTNELSNEITFS, via the coding sequence GTGAGCAATTTCCTTACAGATCAACAGATCGCATTGCTTGTAGATGCGATACAGTCCGCGGAAGATCATTCTACGGGCGAGATCAGGGTGCACATCGACTCCAATACAGAAAACAAAAATGCTGACAGAGCTTATGATGTTTTCAAAGAACTTTGCATGAATAAGACCGCAGAATTGAATGCGGTTCTTTTTCATGTTAATTTTGAACAAAAATATCTGACTATCATTGGCGACAGAGGGATTCACGAACGAGTACATCAGTCTTACTGGGATGCTTTGCATGATGAAATCACTGCCGGTTTTGCTCAGAAAAAATTTTTCGAATCGCTGCGGGATGCTATTTTAAAAACAGGTTTCGAACTCAAAAAACATTTTCCGGTGACGGGAGAAAACACCAACGAACTTTCCAATGAAATTACATTTTCATAA
- a CDS encoding LemA family protein yields MKNKGCLSAGTIGIALLVIVAIAFFWGKNGYNNFVAKEAIVDNKWSNVETVYQKRANLIPNLERTVKAYSKFEQETLTKVIEARSKATSINIDPTNMTEQDLAKFQAAQGELSGALSRLMAVVESYPNLKADQQYINFQSEYIAIENSIRSETVYYNEAVRDYNTSIKQFPSNIIANFTNFKEKPSFKAAAGAEKAPDVFSE; encoded by the coding sequence ATGAAAAATAAAGGCTGCCTTAGCGCAGGAACTATCGGAATTGCCCTTTTGGTAATTGTTGCAATCGCCTTCTTCTGGGGGAAAAACGGCTACAATAACTTCGTTGCCAAAGAAGCGATTGTAGATAACAAATGGTCGAACGTGGAAACGGTGTATCAGAAAAGAGCCAACCTGATCCCAAATCTTGAAAGAACTGTAAAAGCTTATTCTAAATTTGAGCAGGAAACTTTAACCAAAGTAATCGAAGCAAGATCTAAAGCGACGTCTATCAACATTGATCCAACCAATATGACCGAGCAGGATCTGGCTAAATTTCAGGCTGCACAGGGAGAATTATCAGGTGCATTGAGCAGATTGATGGCGGTTGTGGAATCTTATCCGAATTTAAAGGCAGATCAGCAGTACATAAATTTCCAGAGCGAATATATTGCGATTGAAAACAGCATCAGATCAGAAACTGTGTATTACAACGAGGCAGTGAGAGATTACAACACTTCAATCAAGCAATTTCCTTCAAATATCATTGCCAACTTTACCAACTTTAAAGAAAAACCTTCTTTCAAAGCAGCTGCAGGAGCAGAAAAAGCACCGGATGTATTTTCTGAATAA
- a CDS encoding dihydrofolate reductase, whose product MTTIVVAMGEKNEIGADNKLLWHLPKDLKHFKDLTSGHPIIMGRKTYESIGKPLPNRTNIVVSRKKNWFQEGILIVGSIKEALKFAKKIDENVFIIGGGNIYEQTMEVADKLEVTLVKAQLEADTFFPKIDPKIWKLSEEIFHEKDEKNEYDFSFQTYERV is encoded by the coding sequence ATGACAACAATTGTGGTGGCGATGGGCGAGAAGAACGAAATCGGGGCAGACAACAAACTCCTGTGGCATCTTCCTAAAGATTTAAAACACTTCAAAGATCTTACTTCCGGACATCCGATTATTATGGGCAGAAAAACCTACGAAAGTATTGGTAAACCGCTTCCAAACCGCACCAATATTGTTGTTTCGAGAAAGAAAAACTGGTTTCAGGAAGGTATTTTGATTGTAGGAAGCATTAAAGAAGCTTTAAAATTCGCAAAGAAAATAGACGAAAATGTATTCATCATCGGAGGTGGAAATATTTACGAACAAACAATGGAAGTTGCTGATAAACTGGAAGTAACCTTAGTAAAAGCTCAACTTGAAGCCGATACGTTTTTCCCAAAAATCGATCCTAAAATATGGAAACTTTCAGAAGAAATTTTTCACGAAAAAGATGAGAAGAATGAATATGATTTCAGCTTTCAAACTTATGAAAGAGTTTAA
- a CDS encoding DUF2892 domain-containing protein, with protein MNKYIKFVISALIIAAAVYLMMNRNIGWGIVLVILAAVPVFLYFKNEYILLAFWQLRKQNMEKAGEWLTKITNYTSQLDKNQYGYFHYLQGLTLAQDNPTKIEPYMKKALDYGLNMKHDRAMATLNLAAAALSKGRKQEGQKLLEEAKRLDTAGMMTEHIKTMKAQLKMPTMQKHVHNPHMRQRGKF; from the coding sequence ATGAACAAATACATAAAATTTGTTATCTCTGCACTGATCATCGCAGCTGCAGTTTATCTGATGATGAACAGAAACATTGGGTGGGGAATCGTTTTGGTGATTCTTGCGGCAGTACCGGTTTTCCTTTACTTTAAAAACGAATACATTCTTTTGGCTTTCTGGCAATTGAGAAAACAAAATATGGAGAAAGCAGGAGAGTGGCTTACAAAAATTACCAACTACACTTCTCAGCTGGATAAAAATCAATACGGATATTTTCATTATTTACAGGGTCTGACATTAGCTCAGGACAATCCAACGAAAATTGAACCTTATATGAAAAAAGCGTTGGATTACGGTTTGAATATGAAACATGACCGCGCAATGGCAACTTTGAATCTGGCTGCAGCAGCACTTTCTAAAGGACGAAAGCAGGAAGGACAGAAACTTTTGGAAGAAGCTAAAAGATTAGACACGGCAGGAATGATGACCGAGCACATCAAAACAATGAAAGCTCAGCTGAAAATGCCGACGATGCAAAAACACGTTCACAATCCTCACATGAGACAGAGAGGCAAGTTTTAA
- a CDS encoding trimeric intracellular cation channel family protein produces MHEQFNFIIEILGTISFSMSGSFAAMQKRLDPFGVLIIAFVTSVGGGTVRDLLLDTPVFWMHDLLMCGLILATSIFSMVFKSIEKNFKVTLFIFDSFGLGLFTIIGVQKGLNLDIHPLICIGLGTITGCFGGIIRDILLNRIPLIFRKEIYASACIVGGSTFLLLTHFTTLSYTFIQIFTILMIVAVRTLAVKYHWQIPKFYGYESNSEM; encoded by the coding sequence ATGCACGAGCAATTCAATTTCATCATAGAAATTCTCGGGACGATCTCTTTTTCGATGTCGGGGAGTTTTGCTGCGATGCAGAAAAGGCTTGATCCGTTTGGGGTTTTGATTATTGCCTTCGTAACTTCGGTTGGAGGCGGAACGGTGAGAGATTTATTACTGGACACTCCCGTTTTCTGGATGCACGATCTTTTGATGTGTGGACTGATTCTGGCGACGAGTATTTTTTCTATGGTTTTTAAATCAATCGAGAAAAACTTTAAGGTTACCCTTTTTATATTTGACAGTTTTGGGTTGGGATTGTTTACCATTATCGGTGTTCAGAAAGGTTTAAATTTAGACATTCATCCTTTGATTTGTATCGGTTTAGGAACGATCACCGGCTGTTTTGGAGGAATTATCCGTGATATATTACTGAACAGAATTCCATTAATTTTTAGGAAAGAAATCTATGCAAGTGCCTGTATCGTTGGAGGCTCTACTTTTTTGCTGCTGACTCATTTCACCACACTTTCCTATACTTTTATTCAGATTTTTACGATTTTAATGATCGTTGCCGTTAGAACTTTAGCCGTAAAATACCATTGGCAAATCCCAAAATTTTATGGATATGAAAGTAATTCTGAAATGTAA
- the coaD gene encoding pantetheine-phosphate adenylyltransferase, protein MKIAVFPGSFDPITLGHYDIIERAAALFDKVIIAIGQNSSKKYMFPLEKRMEFIQNSVAEFPNVEVDHFEGLTVDYCFEKNAQFILRGLRNPADFEFEKAIAHTNRTLAHKKLETVFLLTSSGKSFISSSIVREIINHGGEYELLVPEAVRVEK, encoded by the coding sequence ATGAAAATTGCCGTTTTTCCGGGCTCTTTTGACCCGATTACTTTAGGACATTATGATATTATTGAAAGAGCAGCGGCACTTTTCGACAAGGTGATTATTGCGATCGGACAAAATTCTTCAAAAAAATACATGTTTCCGCTTGAAAAAAGAATGGAATTCATCCAAAACTCCGTTGCGGAATTTCCCAACGTGGAAGTAGATCATTTTGAAGGCCTTACCGTAGATTACTGTTTCGAAAAAAACGCTCAGTTCATTCTCAGAGGACTCAGAAATCCTGCTGATTTCGAATTTGAAAAAGCGATTGCCCACACCAACCGAACTTTAGCTCACAAAAAACTGGAAACGGTTTTCCTTTTAACCTCATCAGGAAAATCCTTTATCAGCAGCAGCATCGTGAGAGAAATCATTAACCACGGCGGGGAGTATGAATTGTTGGTTCCGGAAGCAGTCAGAGTAGAAAAATAA
- a CDS encoding D-alanine--D-alanine ligase yields the protein MNKKNVAVVMGGYSDEYKVSLKSGQLIFDSLDRDLYNVYKIIILKEEWYFLDENENKHDINKGDFTVKLSDEQTLKFDVCFNIIHGTPGENGILQAYWDAIGQKYTGCDFYQSALTFNKKDTLAVLSKYGIPSAKSVYLRKGEEINVDEIIENLKLPVFVKPNQSGSSLGISKVKEKSELIAATEIAFKEDDEILIESFLDGMEVSVGVIDYKGETIVLGITEIVPQNEFFDYEAKYEGASEEITPARIDDETRIRVEEISKRAYNSLGMSGFSRSEFILMDGVPYMLEMNTNPGFSPASILPQQAKIYGISIKDLCGNEVEKALKK from the coding sequence ATGAACAAAAAAAATGTAGCCGTTGTGATGGGAGGTTACTCAGACGAGTACAAAGTTTCTCTTAAAAGCGGCCAGCTGATCTTTGATTCTCTGGACAGAGATCTTTATAATGTATATAAAATTATCATCCTGAAGGAAGAATGGTACTTTTTGGATGAAAACGAAAATAAACATGACATCAACAAAGGTGATTTCACAGTAAAATTATCTGATGAACAAACTTTGAAATTCGACGTTTGCTTCAATATCATCCACGGAACACCTGGCGAAAACGGAATTCTGCAGGCCTACTGGGATGCCATCGGACAAAAATATACAGGTTGTGATTTTTATCAGAGTGCATTAACTTTTAATAAAAAAGATACATTAGCCGTACTTTCCAAATATGGAATTCCGTCTGCGAAAAGTGTTTATTTAAGAAAAGGAGAGGAAATTAATGTAGACGAAATTATTGAAAATCTAAAACTTCCGGTATTTGTAAAACCCAATCAATCCGGATCTTCTCTTGGAATTTCCAAAGTGAAAGAAAAATCTGAATTGATTGCTGCGACTGAAATTGCATTTAAAGAAGATGATGAAATTTTAATTGAAAGCTTCCTTGATGGAATGGAAGTTTCTGTGGGAGTGATTGATTATAAAGGCGAAACCATTGTTTTAGGAATTACCGAAATTGTTCCTCAAAACGAATTTTTCGATTATGAAGCCAAATATGAAGGTGCTTCAGAAGAAATTACACCAGCAAGGATTGACGACGAAACAAGAATCAGAGTAGAAGAAATTTCAAAAAGAGCCTACAATTCATTAGGAATGAGCGGTTTTTCAAGAAGTGAATTTATCTTAATGGACGGAGTTCCGTATATGCTGGAAATGAATACCAATCCTGGATTTTCTCCGGCGAGTATTCTTCCACAACAGGCAAAAATCTATGGAATTTCCATCAAAGATCTGTGCGGAAATGAAGTGGAGAAGGCTTTGAAAAAGTAG